One window of the Ananas comosus cultivar F153 linkage group 21, ASM154086v1, whole genome shotgun sequence genome contains the following:
- the LOC109726306 gene encoding RNA polymerase II C-terminal domain phosphatase-like 3 isoform X2, with protein sequence MRVAGANRYFLNPSEEETLAKMATDHPRSEVASAAGTAAAEEGFEVSHGDSAEGPRSRVWMGYTMPRNYAAHLYNFAWAQAVQNKPLGLDLNPVGSEADPDSEGLDMVIDVSSEESGGGMEKEEGELEEGEIELGSEPAAEQPIELDSDKPEEKKEPEEKESDGIEHEKPADFDSRVSLILEELDGITMEEAEASFEGACSRLHRSFESLKPLFSEMEEGPLPVMDSLVQWAFTGIQAVNSVLSSSHLPKKEENKNLFLRLLIRIKNQYSTLLTPEQINELDKIVKSLAFEEGKTVKELSTADGGIADALSSGAEKPTSAQRGVNSLTANGPSVSLPRLELPTMSRNKAISPLLDLHADYDESSLPSPTRANSNSPPFPMPKPVGVGSNSGLSTKSTSRPKMDEDTALHSYVTDAVKAVSTYQQKYGKNSFLTTNRLPSPTPSDDSNNDNEQDTCNGEVSSSSAAPKARQVNTTRNGSIKPVGQVGPGGPGPNSGLKAAAKSRDPRLRFMKSEAEDGISGMVMNSRKNKAVDESLPEEHSSKRLRNGVNDRVQLREQSKFDNGRGGNGGVDFNKPLNDNNTNFGGPNGGVTPDVASSSVPSRSQNIAVNPKMLVQFLQKEQKRLSAEAQQKAAASAFDKRSDTGISVTPGTVLSGGGPQVTSQTSGMNSQNDPGRVRLKPRDPRRILHDSTTQNSNASGPEQAKMNEAVSSGPQSSKDHLVVREHGDSAQPSGAPPQSAPLPISTPQLTKNLSNTANNVASSQSTTVSPTVLQNSIPRPARSAILQSANSWGDVDHLLDGYDDQQRAAIQRERARRIAEQNKMFAARKLCLVLDLDHTLLNSAKFSEVDPTHDEILRKKEEQDREKPQRHLFRFQHMGMWTKLRPGIWNFLEKASKLYELHLYTMGNKLYATEMAKVLDPTGALFAGRVISRGDDGDPFDGDERVPKSKDLDGVLGMESAVVIIDDSVRVWPHNKLNLIVVERYTYFPCSRRQFGLLGPSLLEIDHDERPEDGTLASSLAVIERIHNIFFSHRSLKDVDVRNLLATEQKKILAGCRIVFSRVFPVGEANPHLHPLWQTAEQFGASCTNQIDEQVTHVVANSLGTDKVNWALSTGRFVVHPG encoded by the exons ATGCGCGTCGCCGGGGCCAATCGGTACTTCCTCAATCCTAGCGAGGAGGAAACCCTAGCGAAGATGGCTACCGACCACCCACGCTCCGAGGTGGCGTCCGccgcggggacggcggcggcggaggaggggttTGAGGTCTCCCATGGCGACTCCGCCGAGGGGCCgagatctagggtttggatgggGTACACGATGCCGAGGAACTACGCCGCGCATCTGTACAACTTCGCGTGGGCGCAGGCCGTGCAGAACAAGCCCCTCGGATTGGATCTGAACCCGGTGGGCTCCGAAGCTGATCCCGATTCGGAAGGTCTCGACATGGTCATTGATGTGAGCAGCGAGGAATCCGGTGGCGGGATGGAGAAGGAGGAAGGGGAATTGGAGGAAGGGGAGATCGAATTGGGGTCGGAACCGGCGGCGGAGCAACCGATCGAGCTCGATTCTGATAAACCTGAAGAGAAGAAGGAACCCGAGGAGAAGGAATCGGATGGGATCGAGCATGAAAAGCCTGCGGATTTCGATAGCCGCGTGAGCTTGATCCTGGAGGAGTTGGATGGTATAACAATGGAGGAGGCCGAGGC ATCATTCGAAGGTGCTTGTTCTCGGCTGCACAGGTCATTTGAAAGCCTGAAGCCGTTGTTCTCGGAGATGGAGGAGGGTCCTCTTCCTGTTATGGATTCTCTTGTTCAGTGGGCATTTACTGGAATTCAAGCAGTTAATTCT GTACTTAGTTCGAGCCACTTGCCAAAAAAGGAGGAGAATAAGAATTTGTTCTTAAG GTTGTTGATTCGTATAAAGAACCAGTATTCCACTCTGTTAACACCCGAGCAAATAAATGAG CTAGATAAAATTGTGAAATCGCTGGCTTTCGAGGAAGGAAAAACAGTGAAAGAGCTATCTACTGCGGATGGAGGCATTGCGGATGCTCTTTCCAGCGGAGCTGAAAAGCCTACTTCAGCACAAAGAGGAGTGAATTCTCTTACTGCCAATGGTCCAAGCGTCTCTTTGCCTAGGTTAGAACTACCAACCATGTCAAGGAACAAAGCTATTAGCCCATTGTTGGATCTTCACGCAGATTATGATGAAAGCAGCCTTCCATCACCTACACGAGCAAACTCGAACTCACCACCATTCCCTATGCCGAAACCTGTCGGTGTTGGAAGTAATTCAGGTTTGTCAACAAAATCAACAAGTCGACCGAAAATGGATGAAGATACTGCATTGCATTCATATGTGACTGATGCCGTAAAAGCTGTTTCGACCTATCAGCAGAAATACGGAAAAAATTCCTTTCTTACAACTAATCGGCTCCCTAGCCCTACTCCATCGGATGATTCGAATAATGACAATGAACAGGATACTTGTAATGGGGAGGTATCTAGTTCCTCGGCTGCTCCGAAAGCAAGACAGGTTAATACAACTCGAAATGGGTCGATTAAGCCGGTTGGTCAAGTGGGTCCAGGAGGACCAGGACCAAACTCGGGTTTGAAAGCTGCAGCGAAGAGCAGAGATCCGAGGCTTAGGTTTATGAAATCTGAGGCAGAAGATGGGATTAGTGGGATGGTAATGAACTCTCGGAAGAACAAGGCAGTCGATGAATCTCTCCCTGAAGAGCATTCTTCAAAAAGGCTACGAAATGGGGTTAATGATAGAGTTCAATTGAGGGAACAAAGTAAGTTTGACAATGGAAGGGGAGGAAATGGTGGCGTTGATTTTAATAAACCACTGAATGATAACAATACCAACTTCGGCGGTCCAAATGGCGGAGTCACACCTGATGTAGCAAGTAGTTCAGTACCTTCTCGATCGCAGAATATAGCTGTTAATCCAAAAATGCTCGTGCAATTTCTTCAAAAGGAACAGAAAAGATTATCAGCTGAAGCGCAGCAAaaagctgctgcttctgcttttgATAAGAGAAGTGATACAGGTATCAGCGTAACACCTGGAACAGTTTTATCAGGTGGAGGACCTCAAGTGACGTCCCAAACGTCTGGAATG AATTCTCAGAATGATCCGGGTAGAGTTCGTTTGAAACCTCGTGATCCCCGTCGCATTCTTCACGATTCTACAACTCAGAATAGCAATGCATCAGGCCCTGAGCAGGCCAAGATGAACGAAGCTGTCTCATCTGGTCCGCAAAGCAGCAAAGACCATTTGGTAGTCCGAGAGCACGGAGATTCAGCTCAACCCAGTGGAGCACCTCCTCAATCCGCTCCCCTCCCAATTTCAACTCCTCAATTGACGAAGAATCTCAGCAATACTGCCAATAATGTTGCTAGCTCACAGTCAACTACTGTATCTCCAACGGTCCTGCAGAATAGTATTCCCCGACCTGCTCGGAGTGCCATTTTACAGTCAGCTAACTCTTGGGGAGATGTCGACCATCTGTTGGACGGATACGATGACCAACAGAGAGCGGCTATTCAGAGAGAGAGGGCGAGAAGGATAGCGGAGCAGAACAAGATGTTCGCTGCCCGAAAGCTTTGTCTTGTCCTCGATCTCGATCATACTCTTCTAAATTCAGCCAAG TTTTCAGAGGTAGATCCTACTCATGATGAGATattgagaaagaaagaagagcaGGATCGAGAGAAGCCACAAAGACACCTCTTTCGCTTCCAACATATGGGAATGTGGACCAAGTTGAGGCCGGGGATCTGGAACTTTCTGGAGAAG GCTAGTAAGCTATATGAGCTTCATCTATATACGATGGGGAACAAGCTGTATGCTACAGAGATGGCGAAAGTGCTTGATCCAACAGGGGCTTTGTTTGCCGGCCGGGTTATTTCGAGAGGAGACGACGGCGACCCATTTGATGGCGATGAGAGGGTGCCCAAAAGCAAGGATCTTGATGGGGTTTTGGGCATGGAATCCGCGGTTGTGATTATCGATGATTCCGTAAGGGTCTGGCCTCATAACAAACTCAACTTAATTGTGGTTGAGAG GTACACTTACTTTCCCTGTAGTCGGCGGCAATTTGGGCTTCTAGGGCCATCCCTTCTTGAGATCGATCATGATGAGAGGCCTGAAGATGGAACTCTCGCTTCTTCCTTGGCG GTCATTGAGAGGATACACAACATCTTCTTCTCGCACCGCTCCCTCAAGGACGTGGACGTGCGGAACTTACTCGCGACCGAACAAAAGAAGATCCTTGCTGGGTGCCGGATCGTCTTCAGCAGGGTTTTCCCCGTCGGCGAAGCTAACCCCCATCTCCATCCGCTGTGGCAAACGGCCGAGCAGTTTGGCGCGTCTTGCACAAACCAAATAGACGAGCAGGTCACACATGTCGTCGCCAATTCGCTTGGAACCGACAAG GTGAACTGGGCTTTGTCGACGGGGCGGTTCGTCGTTCACCCTGGCTG A
- the LOC109726306 gene encoding RNA polymerase II C-terminal domain phosphatase-like 3 isoform X1 — MRVAGANRYFLNPSEEETLAKMATDHPRSEVASAAGTAAAEEGFEVSHGDSAEGPRSRVWMGYTMPRNYAAHLYNFAWAQAVQNKPLGLDLNPVGSEADPDSEGLDMVIDVSSEESGGGMEKEEGELEEGEIELGSEPAAEQPIELDSDKPEEKKEPEEKESDGIEHEKPADFDSRVSLILEELDGITMEEAEASFEGACSRLHRSFESLKPLFSEMEEGPLPVMDSLVQWAFTGIQAVNSVLSSSHLPKKEENKNLFLRLLIRIKNQYSTLLTPEQINELDKIVKSLAFEEGKTVKELSTADGGIADALSSGAEKPTSAQRGVNSLTANGPSVSLPRLELPTMSRNKAISPLLDLHADYDESSLPSPTRANSNSPPFPMPKPVGVGSNSGLSTKSTSRPKMDEDTALHSYVTDAVKAVSTYQQKYGKNSFLTTNRLPSPTPSDDSNNDNEQDTCNGEVSSSSAAPKARQVNTTRNGSIKPVGQVGPGGPGPNSGLKAAAKSRDPRLRFMKSEAEDGISGMVMNSRKNKAVDESLPEEHSSKRLRNGVNDRVQLREQSKFDNGRGGNGGVDFNKPLNDNNTNFGGPNGGVTPDVASSSVPSRSQNIAVNPKMLVQFLQKEQKRLSAEAQQKAAASAFDKRSDTGISVTPGTVLSGGGPQVTSQTSGMNSQNDPGRVRLKPRDPRRILHDSTTQNSNASGPEQAKMNEAVSSGPQSSKDHLVVREHGDSAQPSGAPPQSAPLPISTPQLTKNLSNTANNVASSQSTTVSPTVLQNSIPRPARSAILQSANSWGDVDHLLDGYDDQQRAAIQRERARRIAEQNKMFAARKLCLVLDLDHTLLNSAKFSEVDPTHDEILRKKEEQDREKPQRHLFRFQHMGMWTKLRPGIWNFLEKASKLYELHLYTMGNKLYATEMAKVLDPTGALFAGRVISRGDDGDPFDGDERVPKSKDLDGVLGMESAVVIIDDSVRVWPHNKLNLIVVERYTYFPCSRRQFGLLGPSLLEIDHDERPEDGTLASSLAVIERIHNIFFSHRSLKDVDVRNLLATEQKKILAGCRIVFSRVFPVGEANPHLHPLWQTAEQFGASCTNQIDEQVTHVVANSLGTDKVNWALSTGRFVVHPGWVEASALLYRRASEHDFAVKL, encoded by the exons ATGCGCGTCGCCGGGGCCAATCGGTACTTCCTCAATCCTAGCGAGGAGGAAACCCTAGCGAAGATGGCTACCGACCACCCACGCTCCGAGGTGGCGTCCGccgcggggacggcggcggcggaggaggggttTGAGGTCTCCCATGGCGACTCCGCCGAGGGGCCgagatctagggtttggatgggGTACACGATGCCGAGGAACTACGCCGCGCATCTGTACAACTTCGCGTGGGCGCAGGCCGTGCAGAACAAGCCCCTCGGATTGGATCTGAACCCGGTGGGCTCCGAAGCTGATCCCGATTCGGAAGGTCTCGACATGGTCATTGATGTGAGCAGCGAGGAATCCGGTGGCGGGATGGAGAAGGAGGAAGGGGAATTGGAGGAAGGGGAGATCGAATTGGGGTCGGAACCGGCGGCGGAGCAACCGATCGAGCTCGATTCTGATAAACCTGAAGAGAAGAAGGAACCCGAGGAGAAGGAATCGGATGGGATCGAGCATGAAAAGCCTGCGGATTTCGATAGCCGCGTGAGCTTGATCCTGGAGGAGTTGGATGGTATAACAATGGAGGAGGCCGAGGC ATCATTCGAAGGTGCTTGTTCTCGGCTGCACAGGTCATTTGAAAGCCTGAAGCCGTTGTTCTCGGAGATGGAGGAGGGTCCTCTTCCTGTTATGGATTCTCTTGTTCAGTGGGCATTTACTGGAATTCAAGCAGTTAATTCT GTACTTAGTTCGAGCCACTTGCCAAAAAAGGAGGAGAATAAGAATTTGTTCTTAAG GTTGTTGATTCGTATAAAGAACCAGTATTCCACTCTGTTAACACCCGAGCAAATAAATGAG CTAGATAAAATTGTGAAATCGCTGGCTTTCGAGGAAGGAAAAACAGTGAAAGAGCTATCTACTGCGGATGGAGGCATTGCGGATGCTCTTTCCAGCGGAGCTGAAAAGCCTACTTCAGCACAAAGAGGAGTGAATTCTCTTACTGCCAATGGTCCAAGCGTCTCTTTGCCTAGGTTAGAACTACCAACCATGTCAAGGAACAAAGCTATTAGCCCATTGTTGGATCTTCACGCAGATTATGATGAAAGCAGCCTTCCATCACCTACACGAGCAAACTCGAACTCACCACCATTCCCTATGCCGAAACCTGTCGGTGTTGGAAGTAATTCAGGTTTGTCAACAAAATCAACAAGTCGACCGAAAATGGATGAAGATACTGCATTGCATTCATATGTGACTGATGCCGTAAAAGCTGTTTCGACCTATCAGCAGAAATACGGAAAAAATTCCTTTCTTACAACTAATCGGCTCCCTAGCCCTACTCCATCGGATGATTCGAATAATGACAATGAACAGGATACTTGTAATGGGGAGGTATCTAGTTCCTCGGCTGCTCCGAAAGCAAGACAGGTTAATACAACTCGAAATGGGTCGATTAAGCCGGTTGGTCAAGTGGGTCCAGGAGGACCAGGACCAAACTCGGGTTTGAAAGCTGCAGCGAAGAGCAGAGATCCGAGGCTTAGGTTTATGAAATCTGAGGCAGAAGATGGGATTAGTGGGATGGTAATGAACTCTCGGAAGAACAAGGCAGTCGATGAATCTCTCCCTGAAGAGCATTCTTCAAAAAGGCTACGAAATGGGGTTAATGATAGAGTTCAATTGAGGGAACAAAGTAAGTTTGACAATGGAAGGGGAGGAAATGGTGGCGTTGATTTTAATAAACCACTGAATGATAACAATACCAACTTCGGCGGTCCAAATGGCGGAGTCACACCTGATGTAGCAAGTAGTTCAGTACCTTCTCGATCGCAGAATATAGCTGTTAATCCAAAAATGCTCGTGCAATTTCTTCAAAAGGAACAGAAAAGATTATCAGCTGAAGCGCAGCAAaaagctgctgcttctgcttttgATAAGAGAAGTGATACAGGTATCAGCGTAACACCTGGAACAGTTTTATCAGGTGGAGGACCTCAAGTGACGTCCCAAACGTCTGGAATG AATTCTCAGAATGATCCGGGTAGAGTTCGTTTGAAACCTCGTGATCCCCGTCGCATTCTTCACGATTCTACAACTCAGAATAGCAATGCATCAGGCCCTGAGCAGGCCAAGATGAACGAAGCTGTCTCATCTGGTCCGCAAAGCAGCAAAGACCATTTGGTAGTCCGAGAGCACGGAGATTCAGCTCAACCCAGTGGAGCACCTCCTCAATCCGCTCCCCTCCCAATTTCAACTCCTCAATTGACGAAGAATCTCAGCAATACTGCCAATAATGTTGCTAGCTCACAGTCAACTACTGTATCTCCAACGGTCCTGCAGAATAGTATTCCCCGACCTGCTCGGAGTGCCATTTTACAGTCAGCTAACTCTTGGGGAGATGTCGACCATCTGTTGGACGGATACGATGACCAACAGAGAGCGGCTATTCAGAGAGAGAGGGCGAGAAGGATAGCGGAGCAGAACAAGATGTTCGCTGCCCGAAAGCTTTGTCTTGTCCTCGATCTCGATCATACTCTTCTAAATTCAGCCAAG TTTTCAGAGGTAGATCCTACTCATGATGAGATattgagaaagaaagaagagcaGGATCGAGAGAAGCCACAAAGACACCTCTTTCGCTTCCAACATATGGGAATGTGGACCAAGTTGAGGCCGGGGATCTGGAACTTTCTGGAGAAG GCTAGTAAGCTATATGAGCTTCATCTATATACGATGGGGAACAAGCTGTATGCTACAGAGATGGCGAAAGTGCTTGATCCAACAGGGGCTTTGTTTGCCGGCCGGGTTATTTCGAGAGGAGACGACGGCGACCCATTTGATGGCGATGAGAGGGTGCCCAAAAGCAAGGATCTTGATGGGGTTTTGGGCATGGAATCCGCGGTTGTGATTATCGATGATTCCGTAAGGGTCTGGCCTCATAACAAACTCAACTTAATTGTGGTTGAGAG GTACACTTACTTTCCCTGTAGTCGGCGGCAATTTGGGCTTCTAGGGCCATCCCTTCTTGAGATCGATCATGATGAGAGGCCTGAAGATGGAACTCTCGCTTCTTCCTTGGCG GTCATTGAGAGGATACACAACATCTTCTTCTCGCACCGCTCCCTCAAGGACGTGGACGTGCGGAACTTACTCGCGACCGAACAAAAGAAGATCCTTGCTGGGTGCCGGATCGTCTTCAGCAGGGTTTTCCCCGTCGGCGAAGCTAACCCCCATCTCCATCCGCTGTGGCAAACGGCCGAGCAGTTTGGCGCGTCTTGCACAAACCAAATAGACGAGCAGGTCACACATGTCGTCGCCAATTCGCTTGGAACCGACAAG GTGAACTGGGCTTTGTCGACGGGGCGGTTCGTCGTTCACCCTGGCTG GGTGGAGGCCTCGGCCCTTCTATATCGGCGAGCAAGCGAGCACGACTTTGCGGTTAAACTATAA